The following nucleotide sequence is from Streptomyces bathyalis.
GTCGTCGTGCTCGACCTCGTGATGCCACAGCACGGTCTGGCTGCGGGCGGGAAGCCGCTCGAAGGCCTGTGCCGTGAGGGAGGAGGCGCGCAGGTCCGCGAGCCTCGCGGCGGCCGCGGCGCCGTCCGCCTCCACGTCGGCCTCGCCGTCACCGACGGGATCCTCGAACCAGTTCACCAACTCCGGTGCCAGCGCGTCACGTCGTCCGGCACCCAGCCAGTCCGCGCCCGTGCGCAGCACCGACGCGAGCGCGCGCGGGCGCATGGCACCCGTGATGTCCTCGTCCAGCGGCCGCAGGGCCTGCTCCCACGCCTCGCCCGCCAGCTCGTCACCCGCCGAGGGGCTGACGACGAACGCGAAGGCCCGTACGGCCTGATAATGGCGCTTCTCCAGCTCGTCGCGGGCGCCGGGCGTCCTCTCCCCCTCGTCCTGGGCCAGCCGGCGCAACTCGTCGTCAGACAGGCGCGTGAATACCATCCGCTCGTTCATTCCCCGGGCAGTTGACGGCGTCTCAACCAAGAGACCGAGCCGAACCGGCGGTCGCGGACGCAGCACCGCGGCCGCACCGTGTCCTCACCCAGGATCACAGAACGGTGACAGCAGGGCATGAGCAATATGTACCTAGACGCGCCCGGGATCCGCCGCGCTCGCCAGGTCGCCGAGATTCGGAAAGCCGTCCCGCGCAAGGGAGTTCAGCGGGAGGGCTGCCTCGCTCCGCGCTTCACGTCCTCGATGAAAGCGGACCACGCGGCGGCGGGAAAGCGGAGGGCCGCGCCTGCGTGACGCTTGCTGTCCCGCACCGGCACGGTTCCGGGAACGCCGTCCCCGACCTCGACGCAGTCGCCGCCCCCGCCGTCGCTGTAGGAACTCCTGCGCCACGCCGCTGAACTCAGGTCGGATTCTGTGCTGCGCATCTTCCGAACTCCTCCATCGCCTTGCAGATCAAGACCGTTGACGCTTCCGGCGGCAGTGCTCGGGCTTGCACAAGATCGTATCGATAGTTGTGCAGGGCCACCATCGCTCTGTCCTCGACCAGTTCGCCGGAGTGCCCGGCTTCCAGG
It contains:
- a CDS encoding DUF397 domain-containing protein → MRSTESDLSSAAWRRSSYSDGGGGDCVEVGDGVPGTVPVRDSKRHAGAALRFPAAAWSAFIEDVKRGARQPSR